Part of the Fibrobacter sp. UWEL genome, TAAGAATGCGGGTGATGGAGCTGCTCAAGCGGCTGTAGGAGCAGAGGTTGTCCTGAGTGCCGTGAACGTCCATCCAAGCGATGGGCTTGCCCTTGTTGGTGGGGATGTAAATGTTCCAGTCTGCCACGGCGTAGGTTACAGCGGCGCGAATGCGGTGCTGGAAAACCTGTGCCAGGGAGTTGGTGATCATGGAGCCGAAGCTAAAGCCGGTAACGAATACGCGGGAAGTATCGATACAGTAGTTGTCTTCCATGGTGGTCAGGAGCTTGTCGAAGAACTTGTGGTCCTTATCGTCGGCAGTTGCCCAGGGAGAACCATCGGTATCGCCGCGGGGAGCAACGAAGATATAGTCACCATTCTTGTCCAGGTTCTGCTGGCCATAGTAGGGGGACGGATGGTCCTGATCCGGAGAATGGTGTACAAAGTCTTCGGCATTGGAGCCCATGCAGTGCATGGCGAAGAGCAACTTATGAGGCTTGGTGTTGTCGTAGTTCTTCGGGAGAGTGATGAAGAATTCACGGTTCAGGCCGTTGACGTTCATTTCGAAACGGTCGCCGTTTTCGACACTCTTGGTCTTCTGAAGGGTGGAATTCTTGCCGCAACCTCTAGAAGGTGCAGCTGCGTTTCCCTTTTGGTAATCGTAAACGCCTTCGATCTTTGCCATGGGAGCAACGCTGCTGGAGCTAGGAACGGGAGCTGCGCTGCTGCTAGACGGGGTTACCTTGGCGCTGCTGGAGCTTGCAACCACAGTCTTGCTGCTGGAACTTGCCACGGGGGCAATGCTGCCAGAGCTTGCTACGGGAGCGACAGAACTGCTGGAAACTGCCGGGACGGTTGCGCTAGAGCCCGGAATGGTAGCGCTGGAAGTGGGGACCGGAACCAAGGCATCGCTGCTGGAGTTTGCAACGATAGGGTCACCACCGATGTTTGGATCAGTTGCGCTGGAACCGGGGATTCCCATGTCCACGGAACTGGAGGATTCAAGGGAAACAATCGGCTCGTCGGTCTTCGGACTAACGCCGGAATCGTCATCGCAAGCCATAAAGATAGCTGCTGTTGTTAACAGGGCTAATCCCAAAAAACGTCTCTTCATATAATCTCCTTTTTTAAGACGGAAGAGATTGATGTTACACACTCTTTATGTTTTGAGTACAAAGCCAAAACACGCCAAGGGTATATATACCTTCTGCCTCCCTCAGAAAGCGATTTTTTTGATTTTTGCTGTGGACATTATGTCCATGATTGCCGTTTTTTGCGAAATTTCGCCAACTCCATTAGCAATTTGCTAATGAATTTTTGGGGGCCAGGTGCGGAGTCCCTGCATCATAAAAAGGGTTCCTCGTGAGAGGAACCCTTTGGGTGGATTTAAGGAGGAGTAATGAAGAGATGTCTAAAATGAGAGGTGTGGATTAAACCACGTTCAGCTTGCGGGCTGCAGCTTGCTGCTTCTTGGTGAGGCCGAAGGAAAGGATGCCGTTTTCCAGGGAAACCTGGATGTTTTCGGTATCGATGTCGTCGGCCAGGCGGAAACTGCGTTCGTAGTTGACCTTGTTGTCCTTGCGGGCGCGGCTGGCCTTGACGGTAAGGATATTCTTTTCGATCTGCATGTCCAGATCTTCCTTCTTGACGCCCGGGAGTTCCACTTCAAGGGTGAAACCGTTTTCCACTTCGTAGAAGTCTGCCTTGGGGCTGTAGGTGTATTCACGCTTGACGCATTCAGCCTTGTCTGCCTTTTCGTTGGCGCTAAGGTTGTTCAGGCTGTCGATCAGGTTCTGAAGACCATAGAAAGCGGTGGGGATTACGTTTGCGTTCATCATGATTTTTACCTCGTTTTGAGTTGCGGATCCGTTTTTTGATTCGTGATCCATTGTTTTCTTGTTTTACATACCCCCTATTGCAAATGCCGTGCCAACTTTTTGAAAAGCGGGAAAAATAGGCTAGTATTTTAAAAACTGGCAGGAATAAACCGCGGATTCGGGGTAGGAATTTCAATTAGAAACGCAGACCGTTTCACCCCTGCAACACAGGATGTTTCGTTTTGCAAGTTTGGTGAGCTTGCCGAACCATTTTCTAAATTGTTCATTGAAAAATGCCAAGAAATCTGTACGAAGGAAACATTTTAAAGAATATCGGGATTTTCTCCATCCCGTTTTTGATCGCGAACTTCCTGCAGACTCTTTATGGCATGGCCGACCTATTTATTATAGGACAGTTTACCGATGCCGCCGGGATTACCGCCGTAGCGGTAGGTAGCCAGGTCATGCATTTCGTGACGGTGATTCTCATCGGGCTTACCATGGGTACCACGGTGCTTATGGGGCAGGCTGTAGGTGGCAAGCGCCACAGAAGTCTCAGTCGCATCCTGGGAAATACCATAGTGATCTTTACGGTGGTGTCCATCCTCCTCATGGCGGTACTGCTGGCCTGCGCTCCTCAGATAGTCTCCCTCCTGTCCACCCCGACGGAAGCCGTAGAAGGTACCATCCGCTATCTGGTGATCTGCTTTATGGGCGTTCCTTTCATTACGGCCTATAACGTGGTGGCGGCCGCCTTCCGCGGGCTAGGCGATACCAAGAGCCCCATGTATTTCGTCACTGCCGCCTGCGTGGTAAACATCGGGCTGGACTTCCTATTTGTAGGTCCCCTGGGGATGGGCCCCTCTGGTGCGGCTCTGGCCACGGTCCTCTCCCAGGTTTTCTGCATCGCTCTTACCCTGGCTTCCATCAAGTGGGTAAAGCGGGTCCACTTTGGCGTTACCCTTTCCCGCCGTGACTTACGTCCCAACAAGGCTCTTCTCTGGTCCTTGACGAAGATCGGCTTCCCCATCGCCTGTCAGGAAGGGTTCATTCAGGTCTCCTTCCTGTTCATTACCCTCATCGCAAACTCCCGCGGGCTGGAAATCGCTGCCGCCGTTGGCATTGTGGAAAAGATTATCTGCTTCCTCTTTCTGGTACCATCCGCCATGTTGTCCTCTGTATCGGCCATCAGCGCCCAGTGCATTGGGGCTGGCCGCTACGATCGAGCTCGCCAGACGCTTTACAGCGGTATGGGAATTGCCGCCGGTTTTGGCCTTGTTTGCGGAATCCTCTTCCAGTTTGTCTCGGAGCCGGTGCTGGCCCTGTTTACGGACGACCTGCAGGTCATTACCTTTGGAACACAGTACCTTCACGCCTATGTTTTTGACTGTATGGTGGCGGGCATCCATTTCTGCTTTAGCGGGTATTTCTGCGCTTGCGGGCTATCCCTCGTTTCCTTTATCCATAATGCCATTTCCATCGTGACCATGCGTGTGCCTGGCGCCTATCTGGCATCCATTTGGTATCCCGATACATTGTTCCCCATGGGTATTGCCACTCTGAGCGGCTCCTTCCTGTCGGTAATAATCTGTCTTGGAGTATACCTGGTCATCGAACGTCGCCGAAAAATACGTAACTAAAAGCACATCAACGGAATAATTCTTTTCCATTTATATAAAACGAATATATTTTTTGAGGGCTCCCTTCCGCGGAAGGGTTTTTCGTGTATGGTTTTGACGTTCCCTGGAGGGATCTTTGTCTTCTTTTTTGCTTTATTATTCGGTAATTTCCCTGGTGGTTGCCGTTATCGACTTGGTGGTGGCAAAACTTGCCTTTAGCAAGAAAGGCGTGCTGGGAAAAAGTCTAGCTGCGACTTGTGTAGGCTGCGCCCTTGTGGATCTGAGCTATCTGGCCAGTATCTGGAGTGAAGACTATTTTGTGAATTCCTGCATGTCCAGCATCTACTTTGTCTGTGTGGATGCCATGCTGGTGTGCCTGCTGTTCTTCCTGACCCGTTTTACCAGGCGAAAGGTGAATAAGGTTGGGGGATTTGCCCTTAAGTTCTGTGTCGTCTACGCCTGTATCGAAGTGGTTCTTTTTGGCATTAATCCCTTCAAGGAATTTGTCATTAGCTACGTCCCCCGCGCATCGGAGTTTGCCAAGTTCAGCTAT contains:
- a CDS encoding Hsp20/alpha crystallin family protein; its protein translation is MMNANVIPTAFYGLQNLIDSLNNLSANEKADKAECVKREYTYSPKADFYEVENGFTLEVELPGVKKEDLDMQIEKNILTVKASRARKDNKVNYERSFRLADDIDTENIQVSLENGILSFGLTKKQQAAARKLNVV
- a CDS encoding MATE family efflux transporter translates to MPRNLYEGNILKNIGIFSIPFLIANFLQTLYGMADLFIIGQFTDAAGITAVAVGSQVMHFVTVILIGLTMGTTVLMGQAVGGKRHRSLSRILGNTIVIFTVVSILLMAVLLACAPQIVSLLSTPTEAVEGTIRYLVICFMGVPFITAYNVVAAAFRGLGDTKSPMYFVTAACVVNIGLDFLFVGPLGMGPSGAALATVLSQVFCIALTLASIKWVKRVHFGVTLSRRDLRPNKALLWSLTKIGFPIACQEGFIQVSFLFITLIANSRGLEIAAAVGIVEKIICFLFLVPSAMLSSVSAISAQCIGAGRYDRARQTLYSGMGIAAGFGLVCGILFQFVSEPVLALFTDDLQVITFGTQYLHAYVFDCMVAGIHFCFSGYFCACGLSLVSFIHNAISIVTMRVPGAYLASIWYPDTLFPMGIATLSGSFLSVIICLGVYLVIERRRKIRN
- a CDS encoding PHB depolymerase family esterase; its protein translation is MKRRFLGLALLTTAAIFMACDDDSGVSPKTDEPIVSLESSSSVDMGIPGSSATDPNIGGDPIVANSSSDALVPVPTSSATIPGSSATVPAVSSSSVAPVASSGSIAPVASSSSKTVVASSSSAKVTPSSSSAAPVPSSSSVAPMAKIEGVYDYQKGNAAAPSRGCGKNSTLQKTKSVENGDRFEMNVNGLNREFFITLPKNYDNTKPHKLLFAMHCMGSNAEDFVHHSPDQDHPSPYYGQQNLDKNGDYIFVAPRGDTDGSPWATADDKDHKFFDKLLTTMEDNYCIDTSRVFVTGFSFGSMITNSLAQVFQHRIRAAVTYAVADWNIYIPTNKGKPIAWMDVHGTQDNLCSYSRLSSSITRILKNNGPNGTDVSSEINDWQKYTGGNTHVCYDFKKVDPNHPVRVCTWGGGHQWTANDNGGWQNTWVPEDVHKFLEQF